One Micromonospora sp. WMMD812 genomic window carries:
- a CDS encoding prephenate dehydrogenase/arogenate dehydrogenase family protein, protein MVGRTGAPARATVIGTGLIGGSILLRLRAVGLDVAGWDPEPATRAEARHQGVDAPETLEAAVAGRDVVFLCGPLPTLPETLLRVAELTGPACVLTDVGSTKAELAAFAVQHRLADRFVPGHPMAGADTAGIKAATPTLLGSAAWVLCPTPGVAMSAFRWLAGLLADVFAARVVPMSPEEHDAVVALSSHLPHLLAGALAGAVQRSALRDAVLALAAGSFRDGTRVAGHPPERTANMLLSNRERVLGGLAGIRAFVDEVAAALRDGDAATLTARHRESRAARVALTGRTFVTRQRRFAVDADDAAEVAHLLALGASGGHLTGCRVAHDVVTYAEALPEIGSGQS, encoded by the coding sequence ATGGTGGGCAGGACCGGTGCGCCGGCACGGGCCACGGTGATCGGCACCGGCCTGATCGGCGGCTCGATCCTGCTCCGGCTTCGCGCGGTCGGACTCGACGTGGCGGGTTGGGACCCGGAGCCGGCCACCCGGGCGGAGGCCCGCCACCAGGGCGTGGACGCTCCGGAGACGCTGGAGGCGGCGGTCGCCGGGCGGGACGTGGTGTTCCTCTGTGGCCCGCTGCCCACCCTGCCCGAGACGTTGCTACGGGTGGCCGAGCTGACCGGGCCCGCCTGTGTACTCACCGACGTGGGCAGCACCAAGGCGGAGCTGGCTGCGTTCGCGGTCCAGCACCGGCTTGCCGACCGGTTCGTCCCCGGGCACCCGATGGCCGGTGCCGACACGGCGGGGATCAAGGCCGCCACCCCGACGCTGCTGGGCTCCGCAGCGTGGGTGCTCTGCCCCACTCCCGGGGTCGCGATGTCCGCCTTCCGGTGGCTCGCCGGGCTGCTCGCGGACGTGTTCGCCGCCCGGGTCGTGCCCATGTCGCCGGAGGAGCATGACGCGGTGGTGGCGCTCTCCTCGCACCTGCCTCACCTGCTCGCCGGAGCGCTGGCCGGTGCGGTGCAGCGATCGGCCCTGCGGGACGCGGTACTGGCGCTCGCGGCCGGTAGCTTCCGCGACGGCACCCGGGTCGCCGGCCACCCGCCCGAGCGCACCGCGAACATGCTGCTGAGCAACCGCGAGCGAGTGCTGGGCGGGCTGGCAGGGATCCGCGCTTTCGTCGACGAGGTGGCCGCCGCGCTGCGGGATGGCGACGCCGCGACCCTCACCGCCCGGCACCGGGAGAGTCGGGCGGCCCGCGTGGCGCTGACGGGCCGCACGTTCGTGACGCGGCAACGGCGGTTCGCGGTCGACGCTGACGACGCCGCCGAGGTGGCTCACCTGCTGGCGCTGGGCGCGTCGGGCGGGCACCTCACCGGGTGCCGGGTCGCCCATGACGTCGTCACGTACGCGGAGGCGCTACCCGAGATCGGGTCGGGTCAGAGCTGA
- a CDS encoding SIMPL domain-containing protein, with product MVDGPVVTVRGEAYREVAPELARFTVTATARDRDREATLTRLAERAAAVRVLLDGYGPSIDRRETGDLRVRPETRRATERVVAWHGAVTTTVTVTDFTALGDLMLRLADQDQVEVAGPWWSLRPDSPAHREARHAAIAEAMSRAREYAEALGARVTALIELADVGTERPMMARMAYAAAGGGPPELELDPQPQTVQAAVQGRFAITEPVLD from the coding sequence ATGGTGGACGGGCCGGTCGTGACGGTGCGCGGTGAGGCGTACCGGGAGGTGGCGCCGGAGCTGGCCCGGTTCACGGTCACCGCGACCGCGCGCGACCGGGATCGCGAGGCCACCCTCACCCGGCTGGCCGAACGGGCCGCCGCCGTCCGGGTGCTGCTCGACGGCTACGGGCCGTCGATCGACCGCCGGGAGACCGGCGACCTGCGGGTGCGACCGGAGACCCGACGCGCCACCGAACGGGTGGTGGCCTGGCACGGCGCGGTCACCACCACCGTCACCGTCACCGACTTCACCGCCCTCGGCGACCTCATGCTGCGGCTCGCCGACCAGGACCAGGTCGAGGTGGCCGGGCCCTGGTGGTCGTTGCGGCCGGACAGCCCGGCCCACCGGGAGGCCCGGCACGCCGCGATCGCCGAGGCGATGTCGCGGGCCCGGGAGTACGCCGAAGCACTCGGTGCCCGGGTCACCGCCTTGATCGAGCTGGCCGACGTCGGGACCGAGCGGCCGATGATGGCCCGGATGGCGTACGCCGCGGCGGGCGGCGGCCCGCCGGAGCTCGAGCTCGATCCGCAGCCGCAGACCGTGCAGGCCGCCGTGCAGGGGCGGTTCGCGATCACCGAGCCGGTCCTCGACTGA
- a CDS encoding nucleoside/nucleotide kinase family protein, whose amino-acid sequence MPEARVLSVDDLVDRARTLAAAGPRQLLGIAGAPGAGKSTLAERIVAEVGPVARLVPMDGFHLAQSELWRLGRVGRKGAADTFDANGFVSLLRRLHRLEPTSVYAPVFRRDLEEPIAGAIEVPPEVRLVVTEGNYLLLPDEPWDEVRALLHEAWFLDLDAQLRLRRLTARHEAYGRTPAEARAWALGSDETNATLVSGTANRADLVLRLADPLPG is encoded by the coding sequence ATGCCCGAGGCGCGGGTCCTCTCCGTCGACGACCTGGTGGACCGGGCGCGCACGCTGGCCGCGGCCGGGCCGCGCCAGTTGCTCGGCATCGCCGGCGCGCCCGGCGCCGGCAAGTCCACTCTGGCCGAGCGGATCGTCGCCGAGGTCGGGCCGGTCGCGCGGCTGGTGCCGATGGACGGCTTCCACCTCGCCCAGTCGGAGTTGTGGCGCCTCGGTCGGGTCGGCCGCAAGGGCGCGGCCGACACCTTCGACGCCAACGGCTTCGTCAGTCTGCTGCGCCGACTGCATCGGCTGGAGCCCACGTCGGTCTACGCGCCGGTGTTCCGCCGCGACCTGGAGGAGCCGATCGCCGGAGCGATCGAGGTGCCGCCGGAGGTGCGACTGGTGGTGACCGAGGGCAACTACCTGCTGCTGCCGGACGAGCCGTGGGACGAGGTCCGGGCGCTGCTGCACGAGGCCTGGTTCCTCGACCTGGACGCGCAGCTGCGGCTGCGCCGGCTCACCGCTCGGCACGAGGCGTACGGGCGGACGCCGGCCGAGGCGCGGGCCTGGGCGCTCGGCAGCGACGAGACCAACGCGACCCTGGTGTCGGGCACCGCCAATCGGGCGGACCTGGTCCTCCGGCTAGCCGACCCGCTGCCGGGGTGA